Proteins from one Paraburkholderia phymatum STM815 genomic window:
- a CDS encoding M24 family metallopeptidase, giving the protein MDEYAGRVGKLRDALRRANIDVALISDPDSVAYFGGFWNYLGVEFGRPTLMVISQDHEPVLITPLMESEMCGLMTWVKDIRPWGDGIDDEWRKPLREVLQASKAKRVGIERAKMPPLVSGALPVEAGSLTDVGQIIFDLRTIKSGSEIAVMRQAGQVAVAMVEAAKEVIREGVPEYEIALAVIAGGTRKAASFLDEHEDRFVSPTIYNLQILQSGRDVCLVHRRSSVRTLKRGDPVYLCFCGIANFKNYKLGFDREFFVGSVTDEQARVYEAAVAAQQAALAQIKPGVRCEDVNAAAEEVYRDAGFAPGYRTGRSIGYSFLETPELKRGEQRTLEAGMTFAVDGGITIEGEFGGRVGDSIVVTADGFEYLTDYPRKLTVV; this is encoded by the coding sequence GTGGACGAATATGCAGGCCGGGTGGGCAAACTGCGTGACGCACTGCGTCGCGCCAATATCGATGTGGCGTTGATTAGCGACCCAGACTCAGTGGCCTACTTCGGGGGCTTCTGGAACTATCTGGGCGTTGAGTTCGGCCGCCCTACGCTGATGGTGATTTCTCAGGATCATGAGCCGGTCCTGATCACGCCGTTGATGGAATCCGAGATGTGCGGTCTGATGACCTGGGTCAAAGATATCCGTCCCTGGGGCGATGGTATTGATGATGAATGGCGAAAGCCGCTGCGAGAGGTACTGCAGGCTTCGAAGGCAAAGCGCGTGGGGATCGAGCGCGCGAAAATGCCGCCGCTCGTTTCAGGTGCACTTCCCGTTGAGGCAGGCAGCCTGACCGATGTGGGGCAGATCATCTTCGATCTGAGGACGATCAAGTCTGGAAGCGAAATCGCGGTCATGCGGCAAGCCGGGCAGGTGGCTGTTGCGATGGTCGAGGCGGCGAAGGAAGTCATCCGGGAGGGCGTACCGGAGTACGAGATTGCACTGGCAGTGATTGCCGGGGGCACCCGAAAAGCTGCTTCGTTCCTTGATGAACACGAGGATAGATTCGTTTCGCCGACGATCTACAACCTTCAAATCCTCCAGTCCGGACGCGATGTCTGTCTTGTGCACCGTCGATCCTCGGTTCGCACACTGAAGCGCGGCGACCCGGTCTATCTGTGCTTCTGTGGCATCGCCAACTTCAAGAACTACAAGCTCGGCTTCGACCGCGAGTTCTTCGTCGGCTCGGTGACTGACGAGCAAGCTCGGGTCTATGAGGCCGCCGTTGCAGCGCAGCAAGCCGCGCTCGCGCAGATCAAGCCAGGTGTGCGCTGTGAAGATGTCAATGCTGCCGCTGAAGAGGTCTATCGGGACGCGGGATTTGCCCCGGGGTATCGGACCGGGCGCTCGATTGGCTACTCGTTCCTTGAGACGCCGGAGCTCAAGCGCGGCGAGCAGCGGACCCTGGAAGCGGGTATGACTTTCGCGGTCGACGGTGGCATCACGATCGAAGGAGAGTTTGGCGGGCGAGTAGGAGACTCGATCGTCGTGACGGCAGATGGATTTGAATATCTGACCGATTATCCGCGCAAACTGACAGTGGTGTGA
- a CDS encoding ABC transporter permease, whose translation MSPMTMAETHSQDASFQEEWGAALKTRVQKARRRETRKSLLLVAPVILFLMLTFLVPIAKMFQVSIYDPTLRDLLPNTARTLDGGSKVTTGNQVWQSLARDLVSARDQGKLGIVASRLNAERPGLRSVVERTARRAEASDDAPTAQWFANIDPAWGEPEIMPMLARATRAFTFDNYLSALDFRRDEKGSIASQPQDERIYRSLYLKTFGVAIAVTVLCGVMGYPIAYLMATSSKATANRLMILVLVPFWTSMLVRVTAWMVLLQSQGVVNDLLVLAGVVNENNRVMLIYNLTGTLIAMTHILLPFFILPLYSVMVAVPPSYMRAAQSLGAGRFSAFWKVYFPITLPGVGAGALLVLILALGYYITPALVGGQSGQMISNMIAFNIQTSLNWGLAAALSIVLLVVVLALYFVYNRLIGAENLRMG comes from the coding sequence ATGAGCCCGATGACTATGGCCGAGACGCACAGCCAGGACGCTTCATTTCAGGAAGAGTGGGGCGCCGCATTGAAAACACGCGTTCAAAAAGCACGGCGGCGCGAGACGCGCAAGTCGTTGTTGCTGGTCGCGCCCGTGATTCTGTTCCTCATGCTGACCTTCCTCGTGCCAATCGCCAAGATGTTTCAGGTCAGTATCTATGATCCGACATTGCGCGATCTTCTGCCAAATACAGCTCGTACGCTCGATGGCGGTTCGAAGGTGACAACGGGGAACCAGGTCTGGCAGAGCCTGGCCCGCGATCTCGTTTCGGCCAGAGATCAAGGCAAGCTGGGCATTGTCGCGAGCCGACTGAACGCTGAGCGTCCAGGGCTGCGATCCGTCGTCGAACGTACTGCCCGGCGCGCAGAGGCTAGTGACGATGCGCCTACCGCCCAGTGGTTCGCAAATATCGACCCGGCCTGGGGTGAACCCGAAATAATGCCCATGCTGGCGCGTGCCACGCGCGCATTCACATTCGACAACTATCTATCGGCGTTAGACTTCCGCCGCGATGAAAAAGGAAGCATTGCTTCCCAACCGCAGGATGAGCGGATTTATCGGTCTTTATATTTGAAGACTTTCGGGGTGGCTATCGCCGTCACGGTTCTTTGCGGTGTAATGGGCTACCCGATCGCCTACCTGATGGCGACGAGCTCAAAGGCAACCGCGAACCGACTGATGATCCTGGTGCTGGTTCCATTCTGGACATCCATGCTGGTTCGGGTTACCGCATGGATGGTGCTGCTGCAGTCCCAAGGCGTCGTGAACGATCTTCTCGTGCTCGCTGGCGTGGTCAATGAGAACAATCGTGTAATGCTGATCTACAACCTTACCGGCACCTTGATAGCGATGACACACATCCTGTTGCCGTTCTTCATACTTCCGCTTTACAGCGTGATGGTCGCCGTACCTCCCAGTTATATGCGGGCCGCGCAATCGCTCGGTGCCGGACGGTTTAGTGCCTTCTGGAAGGTCTATTTCCCTATCACGCTCCCAGGCGTCGGAGCTGGCGCGCTGCTGGTGTTGATCCTGGCCCTTGGGTACTACATCACGCCGGCTCTTGTCGGTGGACAGTCGGGACAGATGATCTCCAATATGATTGCTTTCAATATTCAGACCTCGCTGAACTGGGGTCTCGCGGCCGCACTGAGCATCGTGCTACTGGTTGTGGTGCTGGCCCTTTATTTCGTCTACAACCGTCTGATCGGTGCTGAAAACCTGAGGATGGGATAA
- a CDS encoding amidase — protein sequence MKPVNGNTLRGISKALSRGDVAALEVVDHSLALAEATNGLLKSLITVTSDCARAQARSADERRQVGRRRGILDGIPYVAKDVFKTEGIRTTAGSKVLAEHYPQEDAGVVRKLAEAGAVLVGKANMHEFAYGATGENQFTGTTVNPWDQRRLAGGSSGGSAAAVAAGIVPFALGTDTGGSVRVPAALCGVTGFKPTFGLLDSTGVIPFCWTLDHVGIIAGNADDVSVVIDSLTDLQVFRTNGSLHSLRIGIPRGWTSLLEPGVRAGYELVVAVLRASGATFHEIDLPEHAESRTVSLTIQLAEALAYHSPLIASSGAQYGPDVRGGFVLGQQLSAESYVQCQRLLSAYRASFTRHFETIDAILTPTCPVVAPETGSTRIPVGDQLLPIGNALTLFTSFFNLVGAPAVALPAGTDDKGLPVSVQLIGAPGKDIAILELARHLEQELARR from the coding sequence ATGAAGCCAGTGAACGGCAACACCCTGAGAGGCATTTCAAAGGCGCTTTCTCGTGGGGATGTCGCAGCCCTTGAGGTTGTTGATCACAGCCTCGCGCTCGCGGAAGCGACCAATGGACTGCTCAAGAGCCTGATCACGGTGACCAGTGACTGCGCTCGCGCTCAGGCAAGGTCGGCCGATGAGCGCCGGCAAGTTGGTAGACGGCGGGGAATACTCGACGGTATCCCGTACGTGGCGAAAGACGTATTCAAAACGGAAGGGATCCGGACTACGGCGGGAAGCAAGGTATTGGCTGAACACTATCCGCAAGAAGATGCCGGTGTCGTTCGGAAGCTGGCGGAAGCGGGAGCAGTCCTCGTTGGCAAGGCGAACATGCACGAGTTCGCATATGGCGCGACAGGGGAGAATCAGTTCACCGGCACGACAGTGAATCCGTGGGACCAACGGCGCCTGGCCGGGGGCTCCAGTGGCGGCTCGGCTGCTGCTGTTGCAGCCGGGATTGTTCCCTTTGCGTTGGGCACTGATACAGGGGGATCAGTGCGTGTACCGGCAGCGCTGTGCGGAGTAACCGGCTTCAAACCTACGTTCGGACTGTTGGACTCCACTGGCGTCATTCCGTTCTGCTGGACGCTTGACCATGTGGGCATCATCGCCGGGAATGCGGATGACGTTTCCGTGGTGATCGACTCGCTGACAGATCTGCAGGTCTTCCGTACTAATGGCTCGCTGCATTCCCTTCGTATCGGGATTCCAAGAGGCTGGACCTCTCTTCTGGAACCTGGCGTTCGAGCCGGATATGAACTGGTAGTTGCCGTTCTAAGGGCGTCCGGCGCCACTTTTCACGAGATTGACCTGCCGGAACATGCTGAATCCCGGACCGTATCTCTCACCATTCAACTGGCCGAAGCTTTGGCGTATCACTCGCCATTGATCGCGTCGTCAGGTGCGCAATATGGGCCCGATGTCCGCGGCGGCTTCGTCCTCGGTCAGCAGTTATCCGCCGAAAGCTATGTGCAATGCCAACGGCTGCTGAGCGCGTACCGGGCGTCGTTCACGCGGCATTTCGAGACCATTGATGCCATTCTGACTCCCACATGTCCGGTCGTCGCCCCCGAGACAGGCAGTACCCGAATACCAGTCGGCGATCAACTTCTCCCGATCGGTAACGCGCTGACGCTTTTTACGTCCTTCTTCAATCTGGTCGGCGCACCGGCCGTCGCACTGCCTGCCGGCACCGATGACAAGGGATTGCCAGTCAGTGTGCAACTCATCGGCGCACCAGGCAAGGACATCGCGATTCTTGAACTTGCACGACATCTTGAACAGGAACTGGCGCGAAGGTAA
- a CDS encoding ABC transporter ATP-binding protein, with protein sequence MLNVFHQREQGNAGRADSDHVVFSQVEKSYDGNTHVVKSLSLSVKRGEFLTLLGPSGSGKTTTLMMLAGFEAPTAGTISIGGVNLTNTPPHKRGIGMVFQNYALFPHMSIADNVAFPLAARKMRRSEIAERVARALEMVKMQDYASRRPAQLSGGQQQRIALARALVFEPTLVLMDEPLGALDKQLREHMQTEIKHLHKLLGVTVVYVTHDQDEALAMSDRVAIFNNGVIEQIGPPTEIYESPNTEFVSRFVGDNNLLEGVVDDCYISESGGYRAKITHGACRFEAVATKPLASGTHITLVLRPERVSLAGRDGSFENQVSSQIVESTYFGDHVRLTCRIPGGNEIIVKLANTSSLGSLQAGQMLPIGWRSADSRALLAIGG encoded by the coding sequence ATGCTAAACGTCTTCCACCAGCGAGAACAGGGCAATGCTGGACGAGCCGATAGTGACCACGTTGTTTTCTCCCAGGTCGAGAAGAGCTACGACGGCAATACGCACGTCGTCAAATCACTCTCGCTCTCAGTCAAACGTGGCGAGTTTCTCACGTTGCTGGGTCCGTCAGGCTCTGGAAAAACAACGACGCTGATGATGCTTGCAGGCTTCGAGGCACCCACTGCGGGGACGATTAGCATCGGTGGCGTGAATCTGACAAACACGCCACCACATAAGCGGGGCATCGGCATGGTGTTCCAGAACTATGCCCTGTTTCCTCACATGTCGATTGCGGACAACGTGGCGTTTCCGTTGGCCGCAAGGAAGATGCGAAGGAGCGAGATCGCCGAGCGCGTGGCACGGGCGTTGGAGATGGTCAAGATGCAGGATTATGCGTCGCGCCGGCCCGCGCAGCTTTCAGGGGGGCAGCAACAACGTATTGCGCTGGCCCGAGCGCTTGTGTTTGAGCCAACTCTTGTCCTGATGGACGAGCCGCTTGGCGCGCTGGACAAACAGCTTCGCGAGCACATGCAGACTGAAATCAAGCACCTGCACAAGTTGCTGGGCGTTACGGTCGTGTATGTGACCCACGACCAGGACGAAGCTTTGGCGATGTCCGACCGGGTCGCCATTTTCAACAATGGAGTGATCGAACAGATCGGGCCGCCCACTGAGATTTACGAATCGCCGAACACCGAGTTTGTGTCACGGTTCGTCGGCGACAACAACCTTCTGGAAGGGGTTGTGGACGACTGTTATATATCAGAAAGCGGGGGCTATCGCGCAAAGATCACGCACGGCGCTTGCCGATTTGAAGCGGTGGCCACCAAGCCACTTGCGTCGGGTACGCATATCACCCTGGTGTTAAGGCCGGAAAGGGTGTCGCTTGCTGGACGGGACGGATCTTTTGAGAACCAGGTGAGTTCCCAGATTGTAGAGTCGACGTATTTCGGCGATCACGTTCGCCTGACATGCCGGATCCCCGGCGGCAACGAAATCATAGTGAAACTGGCGAATACGTCGAGTCTGGGTTCCCTTCAAGCCGGGCAGATGTTGCCTATCGGCTGGCGCTCGGCTGATAGCCGTGCACTACTGGCAATAGGAGGATAG
- a CDS encoding maleate cis-trans isomerase family protein: MTEKTGFEARLDGGRHDRAKTGFVLLATEQTIEDDMFTLLPKGVGIHFTRVPNPDSITRESLDDIASSLADAAARILPDGSLDVICYGCTSGSLVVGEKKVFAELTRGAPNAKTTSMITAVIRGLRAVGAKRIVIGTPYLDEINVMEKSYLENEGFDVLAIHGLQLEKDSDMVRVTPESIVQMALFLDRPDADAILISCGALRSIEVIKEIEQRTGKPVITSNQAVAWDVMRLAGLPDRIDGYGRLLSLY, translated from the coding sequence ATGACTGAGAAGACTGGATTTGAAGCCAGGCTTGATGGTGGTCGCCATGACCGTGCAAAGACCGGATTTGTGCTGCTTGCGACCGAGCAGACGATTGAAGACGACATGTTCACCTTGCTTCCGAAGGGGGTAGGTATCCATTTCACAAGGGTCCCCAATCCGGATAGCATCACGAGGGAGTCCCTCGACGACATCGCGTCCAGCCTTGCTGATGCGGCGGCTCGAATCCTTCCTGACGGCAGTCTCGACGTCATCTGCTACGGTTGCACCTCCGGCAGCCTGGTCGTCGGCGAAAAGAAAGTTTTCGCCGAATTGACCCGTGGCGCTCCGAATGCGAAGACCACAAGCATGATCACAGCGGTAATTCGCGGGCTTCGAGCCGTCGGGGCCAAACGGATCGTTATCGGTACGCCCTACCTCGACGAGATCAACGTAATGGAAAAGTCCTATCTGGAAAACGAGGGCTTTGACGTATTGGCCATCCATGGCCTCCAGCTAGAGAAAGACAGCGATATGGTGCGAGTCACGCCTGAGAGCATCGTGCAAATGGCGCTATTTCTGGATCGGCCAGACGCCGACGCGATCTTGATCAGCTGCGGAGCACTCAGATCGATCGAAGTCATCAAGGAGATTGAACAACGGACCGGAAAGCCAGTCATTACCAGCAATCAAGCGGTCGCCTGGGACGTCATGAGGCTTGCTGGGTTGCCGGACCGTATCGACGGGTATGGTCGGCTTCTTTCATTGTACTGA
- a CDS encoding ABC transporter substrate-binding protein has translation MQIRKTSKHARTCLFVLLSAILPVTSASAQQLVVASFGGAYTASQAKAFFEPYAAKTGTKVLPADYNGGLAELRSQVQAGSGAWDVIDLEFQDAARACDEGLIDPIKPGSLPNGQDGKSASSDFVQGSLMDCGVGTILWSNVIAYDKRKFTGEQPTTIADFFDLKRFPGKRGLSNKPNGNLEWALMADGVPRDKVYATLRTPAGLERAFKKLDTIKANAIFWGAQAQSVQLLADGEVAMTEGGNGRFTDAITKDKKPFGILWQGQIINGDVFAVSKASKNKAAALDFIRFATSAPQLAAQTKYISYAPARRSALPLVDASLRENLPTSPANLKVGLASDTAFWNDEQDEINRRWAAWMAH, from the coding sequence ATGCAAATCCGCAAAACATCGAAGCACGCTCGGACCTGTCTCTTCGTGCTGCTGAGCGCGATTCTTCCTGTCACGTCTGCCAGTGCCCAACAACTGGTCGTCGCCTCGTTCGGTGGGGCATATACCGCAAGCCAGGCGAAGGCCTTCTTTGAGCCGTACGCCGCGAAAACCGGGACCAAAGTCCTTCCCGCTGACTACAACGGCGGGCTGGCAGAGCTTCGTTCGCAGGTGCAGGCGGGCTCCGGTGCGTGGGACGTGATCGATCTTGAATTCCAGGATGCAGCTCGCGCATGCGACGAAGGATTGATTGACCCGATAAAGCCGGGTTCGCTTCCAAACGGTCAGGATGGCAAGTCCGCGTCTTCCGACTTCGTGCAGGGTTCCCTGATGGACTGCGGCGTCGGAACGATCCTCTGGTCGAACGTGATTGCATATGACAAGCGAAAGTTTACCGGGGAGCAGCCTACAACAATTGCCGACTTCTTTGATTTGAAGCGGTTCCCGGGCAAGCGCGGGCTAAGCAACAAACCGAACGGAAACCTTGAATGGGCGCTCATGGCTGATGGCGTACCGCGAGACAAGGTTTATGCAACCCTGCGCACGCCGGCCGGCCTCGAGCGTGCGTTCAAGAAACTCGACACGATCAAGGCTAACGCGATCTTCTGGGGGGCGCAGGCACAGTCCGTCCAGCTTCTCGCCGATGGAGAGGTCGCGATGACAGAAGGCGGCAATGGCAGATTCACAGACGCCATCACCAAGGACAAGAAGCCTTTCGGTATTCTCTGGCAAGGCCAGATCATCAACGGTGATGTGTTTGCTGTATCGAAGGCCAGCAAGAATAAAGCGGCTGCGCTCGATTTCATTCGCTTTGCCACTTCGGCGCCTCAGCTTGCTGCGCAGACAAAATACATCAGCTATGCCCCCGCGCGTCGTTCCGCATTGCCATTGGTGGACGCATCCCTGCGAGAGAATCTGCCGACATCGCCTGCGAATCTGAAGGTTGGTCTCGCCAGTGACACGGCGTTCTGGAACGACGAGCAGGACGAAATCAATCGCCGTTGGGCTGCGTGGATGGCCCACTAA
- a CDS encoding GntR family transcriptional regulator — MARVVKLKGQALRPTSKAPAVRGQTADIYRTLRDRICSLHYPPGTLLGETVLAEEFEVSRTPIRQVLQRLEYEGLVETKNGVGTIVSGVDFREYRDTYNFRLRLSEMLGDFCSPTDAPQALERIERLVPRAAALSNTSRNFDEFWAILHELHFAINELIRNRELRQTHDRCYFQASRVWYNFVSDLWEEEVEYLNHELEECCRALRAADMRALGLVQRNYISFGLARIARFITG; from the coding sequence ATGGCACGCGTGGTCAAACTTAAGGGACAAGCGCTGCGGCCCACCTCGAAAGCGCCGGCAGTTCGCGGCCAGACGGCGGACATCTATCGGACGTTGCGCGATCGCATCTGTAGTCTCCACTATCCGCCTGGCACATTGCTGGGAGAGACCGTGCTTGCCGAAGAATTCGAAGTTAGCCGCACGCCTATTCGTCAGGTCCTGCAGCGGCTCGAGTACGAAGGTCTGGTTGAAACAAAAAACGGCGTCGGCACGATCGTGAGCGGTGTTGATTTTCGAGAGTACCGTGACACCTACAATTTCCGGTTGAGGCTGAGCGAGATGCTGGGTGACTTTTGTTCGCCCACCGATGCCCCGCAGGCACTTGAGCGCATCGAGCGACTGGTTCCGCGCGCTGCCGCGCTATCGAACACCTCTCGCAACTTCGACGAGTTCTGGGCAATCCTTCACGAGCTACATTTCGCGATCAATGAACTGATCAGAAACAGGGAACTGCGACAGACGCATGACCGGTGCTATTTTCAGGCATCACGTGTCTGGTACAACTTTGTTAGCGATCTTTGGGAAGAAGAAGTCGAGTATTTAAACCATGAGCTGGAAGAGTGCTGCCGGGCGCTCCGGGCGGCAGATATGCGCGCCTTGGGCCTGGTGCAACGCAATTACATCTCCTTCGGATTGGCTCGCATCGCACGATTCATAACTGGCTAG
- a CDS encoding ABC transporter permease: MNIHTQPFRSPVEKGWNVIFVLICTTIFLFLVAPILVIIPLSFNAEPYFTFTRAMLHLHTDAWSLRWYDSFFSNPRWLLSVRNSLVVGVATTILAASIGTAAALGLRQRLLPGRSLMMSFILAPMVVPTIVTGAGTYFVFAKVGLVDNLWGLIAAHTALGIPFVVITVLASVSGLDRSFERAGAIMGAPPWMVFRKVTLPLIMPGVTAGAVLAFITSFDEVVFALFLLPSPQYFTLPRQMWSGLREQISPAILAAATLWILLSLVMMWLVGALRKRAALARRSS, from the coding sequence ATGAACATTCATACGCAGCCGTTTCGCTCGCCCGTCGAGAAAGGATGGAACGTTATTTTTGTACTGATCTGCACGACGATCTTCCTTTTTCTTGTTGCGCCGATCCTGGTCATCATTCCTTTGTCCTTCAACGCCGAGCCCTATTTCACATTCACACGGGCAATGTTGCACTTGCATACCGATGCGTGGTCCCTTCGTTGGTATGACTCATTCTTTAGCAACCCCCGCTGGTTGCTTTCGGTGCGGAATAGCCTCGTCGTCGGCGTCGCGACCACGATTCTCGCGGCGTCAATCGGGACCGCGGCAGCGCTAGGTTTAAGGCAGCGCCTTCTGCCTGGCAGGTCGCTCATGATGAGCTTCATCCTTGCACCGATGGTGGTGCCGACAATCGTTACAGGCGCCGGAACCTATTTTGTTTTCGCAAAGGTTGGGCTGGTCGATAATCTCTGGGGGCTGATTGCCGCGCATACTGCGCTCGGGATTCCATTCGTCGTCATCACGGTCCTCGCTTCTGTCAGCGGCCTGGATCGATCATTCGAAAGAGCGGGCGCGATCATGGGCGCGCCACCGTGGATGGTCTTTCGCAAGGTCACACTACCACTCATCATGCCGGGCGTAACGGCGGGCGCAGTCCTGGCCTTCATCACGTCTTTCGATGAGGTTGTTTTCGCGCTGTTTCTGTTGCCAAGTCCGCAGTACTTCACATTGCCCAGGCAGATGTGGTCCGGCCTTCGCGAGCAGATCAGTCCCGCGATTCTGGCCGCGGCGACACTCTGGATATTGCTCTCATTGGTCATGATGTGGCTCGTCGGCGCACTTCGCAAAAGAGCGGCGCTTGCGCGACGATCGTCGTAG